One window of the Rosa rugosa chromosome 3, drRosRugo1.1, whole genome shotgun sequence genome contains the following:
- the LOC133737013 gene encoding uncharacterized oxidoreductase At4g09670 yields the protein MSAESPIRFGILGCAEIARKVSRAITLAPNATLYAVGSRSIDKATAFARANNFPPNARIYGSYDALLDDPDVDAVYVPLPTSLHIQWAVVAAQKKKHILLEKPVALNVAEFDRIVEACESNGVQLMDGTMWMHHPRTAKMWEFLSDANRFGQLTTIHTCFTFAADPDFLKNDIRVKPDLDAHGALGDAGWYCIRAILWANNYELPKTVVALRGPILNEAGVILSCGASLHWEDGKVGTFHCSFLSSLTMDITAIGTKGTLHANGFVIPHREKEASFSVASETGFDEFVTSWVPPPSDHIVTTDLPQEALMVTEFSRLVGIVKSGSTPEKKWPILSRKTQLVLDAVKASINKGFDPIPIEY from the exons ATGTCAGCGGAATCACCAATCCGGTTCGGAATTCTGGGCTGCGCCGAAATAGCCCGAAAGGTATCACGTGCCATCACTCTCGCCCCCAACGCCACTCTTTACGCCGTCGGAAGTCGTTCCATTGATAAGGCCACCGCGTTCGCCAGGGCCAACAACTTCCCTCCCAACGCCAGAATCTACGGCTCCTACGACGCCCTTTTGGACGACCCTGACGTCGACGCCGTCTATGTCCCCCTCCCTACCAGCCTGCACATCCAGTGGGCCGTTGTCGcggcccagaagaagaagcacaTCTTGCTTGAGAAGCCCGTCGCGCTGAACGTGGCCGAGTTTGACAGAATCGTTGAGGCCTGTGAATCCAATGGGGTGCAGCTCATGGACGGTACCATGTGGATGCATCATCCCAGGACTGCCAAGATGTGGGAGTTTCTCTCTGATGCCAACCGTTTTGGTCAGCTCACAACG ATACACACCTGCTTTACATTTGCTGCTGATCCTGATTTCCTGAAGAATGATATTCGCGTGAAGCCAGACCTTGATGCTCATGGCGCTCTTGGGGATGCAGGGTGGTACTGCATCAGGGCAATCCTGTGGGCTAATAACTATGAACTGCCAAAGACAGTAGTTGCCTTGCGTGGCCCTATATTGAATGAAGCTGGGGTGATTTTATCTTGTGGAGCTTCTCTACACTGGGAAGATGGAAAAGTGGGAACCTTCCACTGCTCTTTCTTGTCAAGTTTGACAATGGATATAACTGCTATTGGTACAAAGGGAACGTTACATGCCAATGGTTTTGTTATCCCTCATCGAGAGAAAGAGGCTTCTTTCTCTGTAGCTTCTGAAACTGGATTTGATGAATTTGTGACCAGTTGGGTACCACCGCCAAGTGATCACATTGTTACCACAGATCTTCCACAGGAGGCTCTTATGGTAACAGAGTTTTCTCGCTTGGTAGGGATTGTTAAAAGTGGTTCTACACCTGAGAAGAAATGGCCAATCCTTAGCAGGAAGACACAGCTAGTACTTGATGCTGTCAAGGCATCAATTAACAAGGGTTTTGACCCTATACCTATTGAATATTAA